The Humidesulfovibrio mexicanus DNA segment GCTCCAGAAGATCACCGGATTGGTGTTTCTCGCCGTGGTGCTTGTGGGCGGTGGCAACTACGCCGCCAACCGCTACTTTCTCTCCAATACCCTGGACGAGCAGAACGTGAAGGAGGTGGGCGCCCGCGCCGACCTTGTGAGCGACCAGTTCGAGGGCCTCAAAAAGAACCTTACGGCCAACGGCTTCCTCATGGCGAGCAATCCTGAAGTGGCCCGGCGCATGGCCGAGGCCGACACCGCCTGGCTGCAGAACTACGCCAAGCAGGTCATGGCCGAAACCGGACTAGAATCCATCACCATCTCTGACCGTGAAGGGAAGTGCATCGCCCGCGGCCATTCCGACAAGGTGGGCGACAGCGTCGCCAAGCAAGTCAACGTTCAGAAGGCCCTCAAAGGAGAGGTCACGGTGGGCGTGGAGCAGGGCACCATCGTCAAGTTCTCCCTGCGCGCGGGCTACCCCGTCAAGCGGGGCGACGAGATCGTGGGCGTCATCACTCCCGGCTTCACCCTCTCAAGCGACCGCTTCGTGGATCAGATCAAGAAGAACCTGGGGCTGGAGTGCACCCTGTTCCAGGCCGACACCCGCATCTCCACCACCATCATGAAGGACGGCAAGCGCGCCATCGGCACCAAGATGGACAACCCCGCCGTGCTGGAGGCCGTGATCCAGAAAGGCCAGCGCTTCCTTGGGCACAACGTCATCCTGGGCCTGGCCTACAACACCGCCTATTGGCCCATTGTGGACGTGAACGGCAAGAACGCGGGCATGTTCTTCATCGGCCAGCCCCGCTCCTTCATCGAACACGTGCTGGCCCAGACGCATCTCTCAAGCCTTGGGTCCACCATCCTTGTGGGCGTCATCATGCTCGTGGCGGGCTTCCTCTTTTCCCGCGCGCTGGTGCGGCCCATTCTGGCCGCCATCGACTACGCCCGCAAGGCCGCCGCCGGGGACCTGAACGCGGAGCTTGTGGTGCACTCAAACGACGAGACGCACACCCTGGCCGAGGCCTTGCAGACCATGACCGCAAACCTCAAGGCCAAGATCCAGGAGGCTGAGGCCAGCACCAGGGCGGCCGACGCCAAGGCCAGGGAGGCGGAACTCGCCACGCGCGACGCCCTTGAAGCCAAAAGCCTGGCCGAAAGCGCAAAGCGCGAAGGAATGCTCCACGCTGCGGGCAAACTGGAGGAGATCGTGGAGCGCATCACCTCCAGCTCCGAGGAACTCTCCGCCCAGGTGGAGCTTATGAGCCGGGGCATGGATTTGCAGCGCGACCGCGTGGCCGACACGGCTTCGGCCATGGAGCAGATGAACGCCTCGGTCATCTCCGTGGCCCGCCAGGCGGGCGAGGTGGCCGCCTCCGCCGATACGGCCAAGGTCAAGGCCGCCGGCGGCTCCGACGTGGTGCGGCGTTCCCAGCAGGCCATCGGCAATGTGGAGGCCATCGCCGTGCAGCTTAAGCAGAACATGGAGCAGTTGGGCACGCAGGCCCAGGCCATTGGCCAGGTCATGAACGTCATCAACGACATCGCCGACCAGACCAACCTGCTGGCGCTGAACGCCGCCATAGAGGCCGCGCGCGCGGGCGACGCGGGCCGGGGCTTCGCCGTGGTGGCCGACGAGGTGCGCAAGC contains these protein-coding regions:
- a CDS encoding methyl-accepting chemotaxis protein, producing the protein MRLTLLQKITGLVFLAVVLVGGGNYAANRYFLSNTLDEQNVKEVGARADLVSDQFEGLKKNLTANGFLMASNPEVARRMAEADTAWLQNYAKQVMAETGLESITISDREGKCIARGHSDKVGDSVAKQVNVQKALKGEVTVGVEQGTIVKFSLRAGYPVKRGDEIVGVITPGFTLSSDRFVDQIKKNLGLECTLFQADTRISTTIMKDGKRAIGTKMDNPAVLEAVIQKGQRFLGHNVILGLAYNTAYWPIVDVNGKNAGMFFIGQPRSFIEHVLAQTHLSSLGSTILVGVIMLVAGFLFSRALVRPILAAIDYARKAAAGDLNAELVVHSNDETHTLAEALQTMTANLKAKIQEAEASTRAADAKAREAELATRDALEAKSLAESAKREGMLHAAGKLEEIVERITSSSEELSAQVELMSRGMDLQRDRVADTASAMEQMNASVISVARQAGEVAASADTAKVKAAGGSDVVRRSQQAIGNVEAIAVQLKQNMEQLGTQAQAIGQVMNVINDIADQTNLLALNAAIEAARAGDAGRGFAVVADEVRKLAEKTMGATKEVGDNIRAIQESSRKNITSMDSVAQAIGEATSHSSESAQALEEIVVISRSNAQQVQGIAGAAEEQSGVSDKISRAIDEVNRVAAETAEGMNQSVAAISELARMSGDLRTLIGELKQ